The following DNA comes from Salvia splendens isolate huo1 chromosome 17, SspV2, whole genome shotgun sequence.
CATTGTATGAATATACAAACAGAATCGGTtggataaataatttaataaatggGTTGTTCTTCCCATTTCGTATAAATTAATACAAATAGTCAATATGATTATTCGCTCAACCATTTGGAACTACTAAAATATTTGTATATGCATACCATGACTAGTTTTCAAATACTTTTGTGGTGGAAACGAAGCTGAATTTCTCTCCTTGCCAATGTCAAATCCAACAACTTGTCTGAGCCTCCAAATCCTATGTTTGGTAAAGTGAagtaattgatatgaaattgaatttgaataatttgtgcatacactatacacaaaatacgcacacacatttcacacaaaatacacatactatacacacatactcacttcacacacaccgcacacactacacacatttcatactGTACACACATTTCAAAcactacacaaactacacacatttcacacacttcacacactacacaaatttcacacacttcacaaactacacaaatttcacacatttcacacactacacaaatttcacacactacacaaatttcacacatttcccgcACTACACACGTTTCACAGACTTCACACTTTATACACAATTTACATATTTCAAGCATccgatttttggattttttttcagttttagattatttttttctgatatgAATAAGAGAAActgaaatttttcaaaagtttaaactgaaccaaatttgaaattttagtttgtgaatagtgtgtgtattttgggtatagtgtgtattttgtgtaaaatttgtgtcgtgtgtatattttgtgtgtaatgtgtgtagtatgtgtattttgtttatagtgtatgtagcgtgtgtattttgtgtagtgtgtgtatagtgtgaaatttgtgtagtatgtgaattgtgtgatatgtgtgtagtgtttgaaatgtgtgaaatgtgtgtagtgtgtgaaatttgtgcagtgtgtgaaatgtgtgtagtgtgtgtacagtgtgaaatgtgtgaaatttgtgtagtgtgtaaatTGTGTGTAGTgcgggaaatgtgtgaaatttgtgtagtgtgtgaaacgtgtatagtgtgtgtagtgtgtgaaatgtgtgtaatgtgtgtatagtgtgaaatgtgtgaattgtgtgatatgtgtgtagtgtgtgtagtgtttgaaatgtgtgtagtgtgtgaaatttgtgtagtgtgtgtagtatgtgaaatgtgtgtagtgtgtaaaatttgtgtagtgtatgtagtgtttgcaatgtgtgtagtgtgtgaaatgtgtcaaatttgtgtagtgtgtgaagtgtgtgaaatgtgtgtagtgtgagaaatgtgtgtagtgtgtgtagtgtttgaaatgtgtgtagtgtgtgaaatgagtgaaatttgtgcagtgtgtgaaatgtgtgtagtgtgtgtagggtgtgaaatgtgtgtattgtgttaaATTTGTGTagcgtgtgaaatgtgtgtagtgtgtgaaacgtgtgaagtgtgtgtatctaattttatgactatttgaaattttaattttctacttttgatatgaaattcaaatcatggaattgaaaattttgaaattataattcaattccaattttataCATTTTTGTAATACCAAACAATGAAATTGTCCAATTCCAATTTCCATAGCTCCAATTCCATGTTTCCAAACCCACCCTAAATTGTTATGACCAAAATAATTAGGTAGAAAATAAAGCAAGACCTATTGAACTTATTTGTGACAAAGTTGATTACTTTAACCATACTACTAGTAGTATGAATTTGTCAAAGTAATTAATGTTTGGTAAATAATTTAACAAACCCAAACTAACTACACCCTCCGtctcactttaggagtctcggtttactatttttgggtgtcccactttaggagtcccggttgaaatattccataaacagtATTAGgtttcacatttcactaacatttttccaaccacattttattataaaactaatactatataaaaataggGTGTACACtccactatctttttttttatcaactttttttttacattattagggacggagggagtattactaaTTCACATAACATTCTCCAACAAAAGCGGACTGCTGCTTGATTCTGTCAAGGAATTATGCGCAGTGAAGTAGTTGAGTATTTCATGGTAATACACATGGTAACATACTTCTCTTCCAATTAAAAAGATATAGATGTAAATGACTATAATCACCAGAAAAGGAGTAGAAAATTATTACTACTTCCGTTCACTAAAAATTATTTTGATAGTAgacgacatgagttttaatgtaaatttggTTAATAAGAAATAGATTCACCTCATAGAAACTTATATGAATAAATAGAAATTAATTTTGATGAAttacttaaaatggaaaaatatgactatttttcACGGACGGGTTAATACTAATTTATTTTACAAAGAATACATAATACCATGAAATTTTTCTTGCGAAAATTATAAAGAATTGAAGTTATTATTGGAAACCTAGTCATGTAGACAAGTTCCGTGCTAGGAATAAATAAAGTATATTGGAATTTAAAAGATAGGAACGCGACAATTAAATCGATGCTTTATTTAGTTTCTTTTCAACTTTGAGAAACCGGTCACATTAATTTGGACATGGAGATGAGATcaatttataaagaaaaatgaaattttaaacgACATACTAGCATAAAtacaaaatgaaacattttttttcaaacTGATGCATATATTATTTCCTGTATATCCATgtaaaaatgtatattttttttacataactGCTATATATACATCTAAATTAATAATCGCGAGTTCATCTCGCAATTACAGATATCAATCGTTAATCGGATTTCAGTAAACCCTATTCGGATTACAGGCTAATCAGGTATAGTTAATTACATATGATGCATCCAacatatttagatgaaaattacTATGTGGTATATATCCAATGGATTTGGCAAGTAAATTGAAATAGAATACACTTTAATCTTAGAggatccgcagcggtggcgaaagacgccaccgccgtccgcgccgttggcaaggcgcaggaccgccgccgctgcagccgcgccgctggcacggcgctgctcgatgtatcgagcacgtccgtgccagcggacgcacacgtggcgcgctcccattcgtcaacggcatagccgttgtgtttaaacttttttttatttttttttaaaaatcggtatttaattataaataatgctaaaaaataaaaaaaaaatattttccaaatcccaaaaatatggccgttttttcccgttttttctgaatttttttgatttttttttattttttatttccccaaaatcatctataaatacacacattcatcatccatttatcacatcaaatcatctctcattcatctctcattcataattctcatacaaactatcaacacattcatcacccactcaaaatctcaaatggatttcacccatattatggcggaagcggaacgcgaagaacaagaatactacgaacaacatcgtgccgcttacgaagcatatgtcgcggcgaatacccctgctcctcctcctcaacgaaccagatcaaatcgacggtacatccatcgtgaccgggagggagcccacgaaaggctcgttgccgactactttgccgaccagccgcggtttccggcagattacttcaggccccggctcggctgtggtacgtgaataatatcgccgacatcatgttcacgtgtattatattacacaacatgattatagccgacgaagggccgagggcggctagcttctacgacgaggacgaagccggaagctcaacagcgaggtctcccctacgccgaggcgagcatacgacggttggccagaggatcgagacaagacacacaatgcgcgatactcgaatccacaatcaactacaagaagacctaatcaaccacatgtgggcgaaattcggcaacgagtagtgtcatttttaatttttaggattttaattatgtaatttttaatttttaggattttaattatgtaatttttaatttttaggattttaattatgcaatgtttaattttatttgtcatttgtaatatttattgtgggttttaaatgaattttaatattatggaaatgtttttgtgtaattgaattttatattaattgtgctcgtccttgcggaagagcacagttgtgggtgttgtgctcttgccagagagcaggcatgaatagtaccgcccgggcccacaaccgtgccgctggcaagagcacggttgtggatgctcttaagtttGGACAGCAAAAGCATAGACGCGTCCTTCCTGCTTTAACACACAGAATTCCACCTGTCCACATTAAACCCAAAATATCCATCCATTCATTAATTCACCCAAATCACCAACGCCAGAAATGCTCAAACGCTCTCAAAAATGAGAAACGCGGCGGagcgccaccaccacctccggcGCTTCCTCCTCACATTCACTCTCCTCCCTCTCCTCACCACCTCAACCGATCTCATCACCCCCACCAAACCCCTCACACAAGACCACACCTTAGTCTCCGCCGCCCAGCAATTCGAGCTCGGCTTCTTCCCCGGCGCCTCAAACACCTGGTACGTCGGAATCTGGTACAAAAACATCCCCGAAAGAGTCGTCGTCTGGGTCGCCAACCGCGACTCGCCCCTCACGAACTCCTCCGGGATCCTAAAAATCTGTCCAGACAGCGCTGGGCTGATTTTATCAGATCATTCCGGAATACCAGTATGGTCAACTAACCATACTGGTACCACCggaacaacaacaacaacaatcgCAATATTGTTGGATAACGGAAACTTCGTCGTCCGCGAAGCAGACGACGAAGACCCAGAGAATTATCTCTGGCAAAGCTTTGACTATCCAACGGATACGCTATTGCCAGGGATGAAACTCGGGTGGGACTCGAAAACAGGACTGAATCGTTACATAACGTCGTGGAAATCCGCGGATGATCCGTCGACAGGAGACTTCAGTTTCAAGCTGGACATCTCCGGTTACCCAGAGATTCACCTGACGAACAGGGGAAAAATGTACTACAGAAGCGGGCCGTGGAATGGGCTGCGATTCAGTGGGGTCCCAGAAATGCGGCCCAGCAGCCCGCTTCTGTCGTTCCTGTTCGTCAGGAATCAAGAAGAAATATCATACTCTTTCACTCAGTTAAACGAATCAATGCATTCGAGATTACTAGTGAAACACAATGgtgttttgcagagattcatcTGGATTCCGTCTAGCGGAATCTGGAGTCTTTTCTGGTACGCGCCGAAGGATCAGTGCGACGACTACAGAGAATGTGGGGTCTACGGAATCTGCGACGCGAACGCTTCGCCGGTGTGTAAGTGTATGGAAGCGTTCCGTCCCAAGAATCCGCAGGCGTGGAACCTTCGAGATGGTTCGGAGGGTTGCGTGAGGGAGACGGAATTGGAGTGCGATAGCGACGGGTTTTTGGCGATGAACGGAGTGAAGCTGCCGGAGAGTGGGGGGGCGGTTGTGGACGCGGGGATGGGGTTGGATCGGTGCCGGGAGATGTGCCGGACGAACTGCTCGTGCCGGGGGTATTCGAGCGCGAATATTAGCGACGGGAGTGGATGTGTGGTTTGGGCGGAGGATTTGTATGATATGAGGCAGTACGCGGCGGCGGAGGGCGGAGGTCAGGATTTTTATTACCGGGTGCCGGCGGCGGAATTAGGTATGTTCGTTTACATTCggtcatttatttttattttttattattaaccTCTCGATAATTCACACACATTTTTTTTGAACTGGTGGCGGTAATTATTTGAAGTAATTTATGAAGGTCGTAATCTTGGAAGTAGTAGGTTAATGGTTGGTGGCCCAAGTAGTACTTAAGAGCGAATTATTCTTCGTTTAAAGGAGgattatatatgtgtttgtcaGAATTATTTAGGCGATTATGTTGTGACAATGTGGACTTATCCCTTTTTTAATTGATCCACTATAAAGCATTACATGAATACAATAATACGCGGGATGAGATGATTATATTCTATGAAAAAATTtggatattttaaattttggttCCTAATTTCAAACAATGATTTATACATAGAAAGTCAACTGCTCGTAATATATTGGATAATATCACGTGACACACGTAAAAATTAGTTTGTCTCACAAGAAACAAGGTTTTGCTGGGGTCCAATTCCATTTTCAAAGCAGCGTTGTCTCTAGAATTTGTTGATTAAGTATTACTTCTACTCTATATTAGTAGTATTGATTAACAACAATGGAAGAATACCGCCTTTGTATTCACATTGCCCATTAGTTTGAACATGTCACGCACATGACTTCACCATCCCCAACCTTCTTATGATGCATTgtcttgttttaattttaattttaatttttttttgtatttaacAAGAATACAAAATCTTTTCTTATAGTGTTATAAAATCAATTGGGAGAATTAATATGCTAAGGTCCATAGTTACATGGAGTAACTTTTTCTAGAATAGTCAAATGTTATATGTTAATCACCTACCACCTACCAACATAGTAGGATGTACTGCCACTAACAATCATCTTTAAAAAAAGATGCAGTATATGTCAAATTCACATTATGATCTTCTACAAATTGTAGGATATGACCTATATTCTTGATCGATCACTTTTGAATTGAGGAAAAATGATATCCTGCGTGTATGCGTAATACATCCGCTTCTCATATTactaatttatatattaatctaTGTTAGTACTAGTTACATATATtgattgaaatataattttaaaaaaaataatgtttgGCTTTGTCAAACACTCCCATTTTCTATTATTCCCATCTACGAAAAATAGTtctactatttatagtaaattttTCTCTGTAAGttgagtctcatttttttaataataatatttttaataaatttttccTTATATTGCATTCACTGTTAACCCGCTGACCTTATGGACTTAGGCTGCTTTAATCACGCAATTCTTCTGCTAATTACAACGACGTTAAATGCTTCTCTATATTCAATTAGgcaaatatggagtatataattactACCAACCCAAAATAAATAAGAGTAATACTAAGTTTTAAATTTGTGCAGGCAGGGTTAGGTAATATGTAGCGTTTGAGGGCTGCGATGTATGAGTTGAAACTTTGAAAAGAGCATCTctcatttcaaatttaattaatggtGCATAGCAACAACTCGACTTAGCTACTTTTAAACTACTAAGaggacttttttttttacttaaacacactaattaattaagtgGCTGAGATGTTAATTTGTTGTTTCTAGTAGCACCAGAAGCTTCACCAGCTGGAGATGATTCTAACAAGACTAGACAAACCATTATGATCACTGGGATTGTTGTTGGAAGCGCTGCATTGCTCGTTGGATTCACCATTTTCCTCGTACGGAAGAAACGGACACCAGACACCGTAAATATACTAGAGCCAAGAGGTACTACTAAGGAAATTAATTTGTGTGTCTAATGATGCATTTTACATGTCACATAAACAGTAAACGTGATGCAAACCTACCTTTTCCAAATCCAAAACAGGTTCGAGGGAGAGAAGCCAAGACTATCTCGCGAATTCACCAACAATTCCAAGCAAACGAGACCAGTCCAGTGAAGCAGCAGTCGATGAACTCGAGCTGCCTCTATTCGACATCACAACTTTAGTAGTTGCCACCAATGAATTTTGTGATGAGAATAAGCTAGGTCAAGGTGGTTTTGGCATTGTTTACAAGGTGAATTAGcttttactataaattaaaCTATCATCAATATTAATGAGACCAATATTGAACATATACATGCATTAGGGTGTGCTAGCTGAAGGTCAGGAAATAGCTGTGAAGCGGCTGTCGAAAACTTCGGTTCAAGGAGTAGAAGAGTTCAAGAATGAGGTCAAGCTGATAGCCAGACTTCAGCACAGGAATCTTGTTCGTCTACTCGGATGCTGCGTTGAGATGGAGGAGAAGATGTTGGTGTATGAATACTTGGAGAATAAGAGCCTTGATTCTATTCTCTTCAGTGAGAAACAGTCCTCTTCTCCTACATAAATGGATgatgctttttttttttggtatgaaCTGATGAGTGTTGTTTCTGGCAGAGAAAAACAGAAGCTCGATGCTGGACTGGCAAACGCGCTTCAAGATCATATGTGGGATCGCGCGAGGCCTCCTCTACCTACACCAAGATTCGAGATTCAGAATCATCCACCGGGATCTCAAAGCGAGCAACATCCTTCTTGACAAAGATATGGACCCCAAGATATCGGATTTTGGGATGGCAAGAATCTTCGGGGGAGATCAGACCGAAGCCAACACCAAAAGAGTTGTCGGGACATAGTAAGATTCTCGCCAGCATGCAATATCTGTTATGAATCTTTATCTATTAACGTCTGTTATTTCTGCTGCATATCATTAGATGACGACAATCACTAATATGAGAATGTTTGCAGCGGCTACATGTCACCAGAATACGCAATGGACGGCCTCTTCTCCATAAAATCCGATGTTTTCAGCTTCGGAGTTCTGGTTTTGGAGATAGTGAGCGGGACGAAGAACAGAGGATTCTATCAAACAAACAACCAGCTCAATCTTCTTGCCTATGTAAGATAATTCATCTAGTGATGttaactctgctaactcatatattaaaaatgtcaacacgatgacattaaaatgtcaacccATAATTTTATTGACTTTTCAATATAATGTATTgatattatgtgttgacattttaaattcatcgtgttgacatttttaatataatgcGTTGACGAGTTAGTAGAGTTAACAACTTAAAAAGTTAGAAATATAACGCAGCcctacatatatttatataatgaatgCATGGAATTGTGCAGGCATGGAAGTTGTACAGGGAAGGGAGGGCGCTGGAGGTGGTGGACGCGGCGGCTGGGGAAGAATATGCGGCGGGTGAAGCGATGAGATGCATACAAGTGGGGCTGTTATGCGTGCAGGAGCACGCAGAAGAAAGGCCGAACATGTCTAACGTTGTACTCATGTTAAGCAGCGATTTCGTGTCGATGCAACAGCCTAAGCATCCAGGATACTGCCTGGGAAGGCGCCCTAACGAAACCGACTCATCCTCGCCTAGAAACGACGACGAATCATGCACCGTCAACCAAGTTACCGTTACCATGCTTGATGGTCGATGATAGTGCAGCTTAACTTGTAAATGTTTCAGTTCAAGTTTTGAACTATAGATGGATTGATTTATTATTGAAAAAAGAAAGTAACTCTTACATCATTGGAGATTTGTGGATTGACCTATATAACTTCTTGATCGAATATCTCATTTCGAAATCGATTAGTTTGTTCAATCAATCATAATTGCAGAAACCACTTCTTTTCTCCGTTTTTCTCTATATCTACATTTCTGATTAATTGAATATACCACGTGATAATATGTCTTATCTCTGGACTCCTGAATTTTTATTCCGATagttttttccctttttttttggAAGGGATGGGGTATATACTGCTGTTATAGATGTTCATACAGATTTGTAATTTTTGTATAACAAAAGTGGAAAGGGAAAAGAAACAAAACATTTCATGAATTGGTTAGTGACTAATCAATCCAGCAACcttttagtatttatttttctttttccttcctTTTGCCGCTTCTTATTAAACCATGACAGGTGTAACGTTGATGATTCAAGAATTATGGGGCGAGGCGATTATGACCACATAAAATATACATGTAAGAAACAATTTGATTGGACTGAATAAAAAGGGTGAAAACCTGAATTTTCTGATTCTTGATGGATTAGATTCATCACACATCATTTTCAAGAATTAATTTAACATTTGTTTCCTTGAGGTTGATACAGGTCAGTCGGTTAGGCTGAATGCGACTAAGTCTTTGTAATTGAGAGGTGTAAACTAACTGACTTAATGAATATGCgagaatataattatataataacaATAGTTTCCATTTATCATGAAAtagaatataataataataataataataataataataataataataataaataattttaatccCATATATATTGATTATTGACGTGTAGTTTCTTAATGGTGACACCAAACCTTTTAATTTCCAAATGTAGCCATTCATATTAAATAGCGCatcaaaatgaatatttttagaATATCTCATTAATATATTGGAGGATAATTTTTCCTCATAAAATAAGAGATTGGTAGAAGGATTCTTTTTATTATTAGGCTTGAATGATAATTTAATGAAGAATGATACctaaaatatttcataaaccCCATTATAAAATTGATTATTTCTATACATGGAGTTGGCCTTATACTCTGTAATCTGTATTACTTTAGATTCCTAATTTTGGTATTTAACCTCTATTACAATTAGTGCTATTCCACCTTTTAAAATTGCTTTTTGAACTCTTCACGAAAAGACAAAAAAATTTGGGTAGGACTAGGGACATTCACATCTCTTTaaaattgtgttaaattttaaatatatttgtatCGATATAGATAGCAACTATGTGTATAATTAGTGTTTTTATTCAATTTGAGGCAATTTAATTCAATAatctgaataaaaaaattaattcggATTTTTTAGATAATCATAAAATGAACTttagttcttttctttttaaaatacaGTATGAATTTATTCAGTCACATAGGttgtttgttttttgttaatttcaGATTGATGAATAATTTATAGTCTCGACTTTTTTGGATCCGGATAACTAGTTTGTAATATGTTTCCATAACAGAcgtaaattaagatttattcATAATTTCCGTATCAATGTTTCTATGGATATAGAAATTAAGCATGTATTAATCCA
Coding sequences within:
- the LOC121775451 gene encoding uncharacterized protein LOC121775451 is translated as MGSRHFRCFFWFSLVTCHFYSVFVSAGNRIPKGVSVVDGGGTIISAGERFELGFFSPNGSRFRYVGIWHYGISVQPVVWVANRDKPLSGNDGVLAMGDDGNLQIKSGDGEIVWSSNVTSSSPNSTAVLLDTGNLAIFPSPNSKKMLWQSFYNPTDTYLPDMEVHMEAAGKELQIFHSWKTAIDPSPGNYSLGLDPRGSPQIVIWEGKNRRWRSGHWNGISFIGVTDVRTIYLSGFRLTNQGNGKLFFTYTPSGDSSFVKFQIDWEGVERQETWSNGEWRVVQAHPVDDCDRYNRCGPFGVCDRTDGMRCRCMEGFAINDGEQWCKRRARLQCGVVEGVGNDGFGEVEGVKLPDFVDYVGLESAQECERRCLHNCSCTGYAFVSGINCMIWTGDLVDVERFVEGGNTLFVRLAASELGETKRAYRAVIITAAVVGSFLLFIAGWLFLQRRRKRGVVSETNEVPKVGPSRECSIDYSGPSDLGVEGQQGNGTELALYSFNSLVAATDNFSDDNKLGQGGFGHVYKGILPDGQEIAVKRLSRKSGQGLQEFKNEVMLIAKLQHRNLVRLLGCCIQGEENILLYEYMPNKSLDSYLFDPDKKPQLDWSKRFSIITGIARGLLYLHRDSRLRIIHRDLKVSNILLDEDMNPKISDFGMARIFGGNQNEANTNIVVGTYGYMAPEYAMEGLFSLKSDVYSFGVLLLEIITGQRNASYRSTDFSNMVAYAWDLWDKGRAIELLDSSIRASSLQEQVLRCIHVGMLCVQDVAANRPNMPAVLLMLEGENVALPLPRQPTFTSMRYNLDEDMWNVNQDAASSNNVTITAILGRQITNARNAQTLSKMRNAAERHHHLRRFLLTFTLLPLLTTSTDLITPTKPLTQDHTLVSAAQQFELGFFPGASNTWYVGIWYKNIPERVVVWVANRDSPLTNSSGILKICPDSAGLILSDHSGIPVWSTNHTGTTGTTTTTIAILLDNGNFVVREADDEDPENYLWQSFDYPTDTLLPGMKLGWDSKTGLNRYITSWKSADDPSTGDFSFKLDISGYPEIHLTNRGKMYYRSGPWNGLRFSGVPEMRPSSPLLSFLFVRNQEEISYSFTQLNESMHSRLLVKHNGVLQRFIWIPSSGIWSLFWYAPKDQCDDYRECGVYGICDANASPVCKCMEAFRPKNPQAWNLRDGSEGCVRETELECDSDGFLAMNGVKLPESGGAVVDAGMGLDRCREMCRTNCSCRGYSSANISDGSGCVVWAEDLYDMRQYAAAEGGGQDFYYRVPAAELVAPEASPAGDDSNKTRQTIMITGIVVGSAALLVGFTIFLVRKKRTPDTVNILEPRGSRERSQDYLANSPTIPSKRDQSSEAAVDELELPLFDITTLVVATNEFCDENKLGQGGFGIVYKGVLAEGQEIAVKRLSKTSVQGVEEFKNEVKLIARLQHRNLVRLLGCCVEMEEKMLVYEYLENKSLDSILFKKNRSSMLDWQTRFKIICGIARGLLYLHQDSRFRIIHRDLKASNILLDKDMDPKISDFGMARIFGGDQTEANTKRVVGTYGYMSPEYAMDGLFSIKSDVFSFGVLVLEIVSGTKNRGFYQTNNQLNLLAYAWKLYREGRALEVVDAAAGEEYAAGEAMRCIQVGLLCVQEHAEERPNMSNVVLMLSSDFVSMQQPKHPGYCLGRRPNETDSSSPRNDDESCTVNQVTVTMLDGR